The following are from one region of the Pseudomonas putida genome:
- a CDS encoding sigma-54 dependent transcriptional regulator: MPHILIVEDETIIRSALRRLLERNQYQVSEAGSVQEAQERFSIATFDLIVSDLRLPGAPGTELIKLGQGTPVLIMTSYASLRSAVDSMKMGAVDYIAKPFDHDEMLQAVARILRDRQNAPAAAPAAEPRATNGKAAPADKGSAAAANGEIGIIGSCPPMQDMYSKIRKVAPTDSNVLIQGESGTGKELVARALHNLSRRAKAPMISVNCAAIPETLIESELFGHEKGAFTGASAGRAGLVEAADGGTLFLDEIGELPLEAQARLLRVLQEGEIRRVGSVQSQKVDVRLIAATHRDLKNLAKAGQFREDLYYRLHVIALKLPALRERGSDVNEIASAFLARQSARIGRDDLHFSAEAEQAIRHYSWPGNVRELENAVERAVILSESAEISADLLGIDIELGDLEEDEILDNALAVASATNASHEPTEDLSLEDYFQHFVLEHQDHMTETELARKLGVSRKCLWERRQRLGIPRRKSNATSE, encoded by the coding sequence ATGCCGCACATTCTGATCGTCGAAGACGAAACCATCATCCGCTCGGCCTTGCGTCGCCTGCTCGAACGGAACCAGTACCAGGTCAGCGAAGCCGGCTCGGTGCAGGAAGCCCAGGAACGCTTCAGCATTGCCACCTTCGACCTGATCGTCAGCGACCTGCGCCTGCCAGGCGCGCCCGGCACCGAACTGATCAAGCTCGGCCAAGGCACACCGGTGCTGATCATGACCAGCTACGCCAGCCTGCGCTCGGCGGTAGACTCGATGAAAATGGGCGCGGTGGACTACATCGCCAAGCCCTTCGACCACGACGAAATGCTGCAAGCGGTGGCGCGTATCCTGCGTGACAGGCAGAACGCTCCGGCTGCCGCTCCAGCGGCCGAGCCACGCGCCACCAATGGCAAGGCCGCACCGGCCGACAAAGGCAGCGCAGCAGCCGCCAATGGCGAAATCGGTATCATCGGCTCATGCCCGCCGATGCAAGACATGTACAGCAAGATCCGCAAGGTCGCGCCCACCGACTCCAACGTGCTGATCCAGGGCGAGTCAGGCACCGGTAAAGAGCTGGTTGCACGCGCCCTGCACAACCTCTCGCGCCGGGCCAAGGCGCCGATGATTTCGGTGAACTGCGCGGCCATCCCGGAGACACTGATCGAATCCGAATTGTTCGGCCACGAAAAAGGCGCGTTCACCGGCGCCAGCGCCGGGCGCGCCGGCCTGGTGGAAGCCGCCGATGGCGGTACCCTGTTCCTCGACGAAATCGGTGAGCTGCCGCTGGAAGCCCAGGCCCGCCTGCTGCGCGTGCTACAGGAAGGCGAGATTCGCCGGGTGGGTTCGGTACAGTCGCAAAAGGTCGATGTACGCCTGATCGCCGCGACCCACCGTGACCTGAAGAACCTGGCCAAGGCCGGCCAGTTCCGTGAAGACCTGTATTACCGCCTGCACGTGATCGCCTTGAAACTCCCCGCCCTGCGCGAGCGCGGCAGTGACGTAAACGAAATCGCCAGCGCCTTCCTCGCCCGCCAGAGTGCGCGCATCGGCCGTGACGACCTGCACTTCTCGGCCGAAGCCGAGCAGGCCATTCGTCACTACAGCTGGCCGGGTAACGTGCGAGAGCTGGAAAACGCCGTGGAGCGTGCGGTGATCCTCAGCGAGAGCGCAGAAATCTCCGCCGACCTGCTGGGCATCGACATCGAGCTGGGTGACCTGGAGGAGGACGAAATCCTCGACAACGCCCTGGCCGTGGCCAGTGCGACGAATGCCAGCCATGAGCCGACCGAGGACCTGTCGCTGGAGGACTACTTCCAGCACTTCGTTCTCGAACACCAGGATCACATGACCGAGACCGAGCTGGCCCGCAAGCTCGGGGTCAGCCGCAAGTGCCTGTGGGAACGCCGCCAGCGCCTGGGCATCCCGCGGCGCAAGAGCAACGCTACCAGCGAGTAA
- the folK gene encoding 2-amino-4-hydroxy-6-hydroxymethyldihydropteridine diphosphokinase produces the protein MSTRAYIGLGSNLDAPAEQLRSALQALDQVEATRLVAASALYTSDSLLPGQPRYTNAVAALDTALAPLALLDALQAIENEQGRVRKERWGPRTLDLDILLFGDQVLDEPRLKVPHYHMHARPFVLYPLAELVPGDFRLADGRALAQLLDDCPFVGLERL, from the coding sequence GTGAGCACCCGCGCCTATATCGGCCTGGGCAGCAACCTGGACGCACCGGCCGAGCAGCTGCGCAGCGCCTTGCAGGCCCTCGACCAGGTCGAAGCCACACGCCTGGTGGCCGCCTCGGCCCTGTACACCAGCGATTCGCTGTTACCCGGCCAGCCGCGCTACACCAATGCCGTCGCAGCCCTGGACACTGCCCTGGCGCCGCTGGCCCTGCTCGATGCCCTGCAGGCCATCGAGAACGAACAAGGCCGTGTGCGCAAGGAGCGCTGGGGCCCGCGCACACTGGACCTCGATATCCTGCTGTTCGGCGATCAGGTGCTCGACGAGCCGCGCCTGAAAGTGCCGCATTACCACATGCATGCCCGGCCTTTCGTGCTGTACCCGCTGGCGGAACTGGTACCGGGCGATTTCCGCCTGGCCGATGGCCGCGCCCTCGCGCAACTGCTCGACGATTGCCCGTTCGTCGGCCTGGAACGCCTGTAA
- the panB gene encoding 3-methyl-2-oxobutanoate hydroxymethyltransferase translates to MPEVTLTTLNGLKAKGEKITMLTCYDATFAKAASQAGVEVLLVGDSLGMVLQGHDSTLPVTTADMAYHTASVKRGNDGALILADLPFMAHATPEQAFANSATLMQAGAHMIKIEGAAWLAETIRLLAERGVPVCAHMGLTPQTVNVLGGYKVQGRQEAQARQMRADAIALEQAGAAMLLLECVPSELAAEITSAVAIPVIGIGAGSGTDGQVLVLHDMLGLSLSGRVPKFVKNFMQGQPDIHSALVAYVEAVKQVSFPGSEHGFSA, encoded by the coding sequence ATGCCTGAAGTAACCCTGACCACCCTCAATGGCCTCAAGGCCAAGGGTGAAAAAATCACCATGCTGACCTGCTACGATGCGACCTTCGCCAAGGCCGCCAGCCAGGCCGGTGTCGAAGTGTTGCTGGTGGGCGACTCGCTGGGCATGGTCCTGCAAGGCCACGACAGCACACTGCCGGTGACCACCGCGGACATGGCCTACCACACCGCCAGCGTCAAACGTGGCAACGACGGCGCGCTGATCCTCGCCGACCTGCCGTTCATGGCGCATGCCACCCCGGAGCAGGCCTTTGCCAACAGCGCCACGCTGATGCAGGCCGGCGCCCACATGATCAAGATCGAAGGCGCTGCCTGGCTGGCCGAGACCATCCGCCTGCTGGCCGAGCGTGGCGTGCCAGTGTGCGCGCACATGGGCCTGACCCCGCAAACCGTCAATGTGCTAGGTGGCTACAAGGTCCAGGGTCGTCAGGAAGCCCAGGCCCGGCAAATGCGCGCCGACGCCATCGCCCTGGAGCAAGCGGGTGCGGCCATGCTGCTGCTCGAATGCGTGCCCAGCGAGCTGGCAGCGGAAATCACCAGTGCCGTGGCCATTCCGGTGATCGGCATTGGCGCCGGCAGCGGTACCGATGGCCAGGTACTGGTCCTGCACGACATGCTCGGCCTGTCGCTGAGCGGCCGGGTACCGAAGTTCGTGAAGAACTTCATGCAAGGCCAGCCGGATATCCACAGCGCCCTCGTCGCTTACGTCGAGGCGGTCAAGCAAGTCAGCTTCCCAGGCAGCGAACACGGGTTCAGTGCATGA
- the panC gene encoding pantoate--beta-alanine ligase, producing the protein MNTVKTVRELRAAVARARGEGKRIGFVPTMGNLHSGHAALVTKAAQRADFVVASIFVNPLQFGANEDLDKYPRTLAADQERLLQAGCNLLFAPSVEEMYPDGMSVQTRVSVPQLSEGLCGASRPGHFEGVATVVNKLFNMVQPDLAVFGEKDFQQLAVIRAMVRDLNMPIQIIGEPTVRAEDGLALSSRNGYLTPEQRATAPALYRTLQHIAAAIGRGQRDFAALVAEGQAQLTAAGFRPDYLEVRHAVSLRPAQLDDRDVVVIAAAYLGNTRLIDNLYLHVEDKTA; encoded by the coding sequence ATGAATACAGTCAAGACCGTCCGCGAACTGCGCGCCGCAGTCGCCCGCGCCCGCGGTGAAGGCAAGCGCATCGGCTTCGTGCCGACCATGGGCAACCTGCACAGCGGCCACGCGGCGCTGGTGACCAAGGCCGCGCAGCGCGCCGATTTCGTGGTCGCCAGCATCTTCGTCAACCCGCTGCAGTTCGGCGCCAACGAAGACCTCGACAAGTACCCGCGCACCTTGGCTGCCGACCAGGAGCGCCTGCTCCAGGCTGGCTGCAATCTGCTGTTCGCGCCCAGCGTCGAAGAGATGTACCCCGACGGCATGAGCGTGCAAACCCGCGTCAGCGTGCCCCAACTTTCCGAAGGCCTGTGCGGCGCCAGCCGGCCCGGGCATTTCGAAGGTGTGGCCACCGTGGTCAACAAGTTGTTCAACATGGTCCAGCCCGATCTTGCCGTGTTCGGTGAAAAGGACTTCCAGCAGCTGGCGGTGATCCGTGCCATGGTGCGCGACCTGAACATGCCGATCCAGATCATCGGCGAGCCCACGGTGCGGGCCGAAGATGGCCTGGCGCTGTCGTCGCGCAATGGTTACCTCACGCCTGAGCAACGTGCTACCGCGCCTGCGCTGTACCGCACGTTACAGCACATCGCGGCTGCCATTGGCCGGGGTCAGCGGGACTTTGCCGCGCTGGTTGCCGAAGGCCAGGCGCAGTTGACCGCAGCCGGGTTCCGCCCCGATTACCTGGAAGTGCGTCATGCCGTGAGCCTGCGCCCGGCGCAGCTCGATGACCGTGACGTGGTGGTGATTGCTGCGGCTTACCTGGGTAACACCCGGTTGATCGACAACCTGTACCTGCATGTAGAAGATAAGACCGCGTAA
- the pgi gene encoding glucose-6-phosphate isomerase, with protein sequence MAYYRTPHDVTALPAWQALQQHRDAMQGFSMREAFAADTKRFDQFSLSSCGLFLDYSKNLITEQSRDLLVNLANEVGLQDAIKAMFSGEIINASEGRPVLHTALRRPVGDKLSVNGVNVMPEVHKVLNQITELVGRIHDGLWRGYSEKPITDVVNIGIGGSFLGPELVSEALLPYAQRGVRCHYLANIDGSEFHELSANLRAETTLFIVSSKSFNTLETLKNAMAARTWYLAQGGSEAELYRHFIAVSSNKAAAVAFGIREENIFPMWDWVGGRYSLWSAIGLPIALAIGTANFKELLSGAYTMDQHFQTAPFDKNMPVLLALLGVWYGNFWGASSHAILPYDHYLRNITKHLQQLDMESNGKSVLQDGTPVKTDTGPVIWGGVGCNGQHAYHQLLHQGTQLIPADFIVPVVSFNPVADHHQWLYANCLSQSQALMLGKTREEAEAELRGKGLNEADIEKLAPHKVIPGNRPSNTLVVERISPRRLGALVAMYEHKVFVQSVIWGINAFDQWGVELGKELGKGVYQRLVGSLEDSAEDGSTQGLINYFRGRHRG encoded by the coding sequence ATGGCGTATTACCGTACACCCCACGATGTCACGGCCCTGCCCGCCTGGCAGGCGCTTCAGCAACACCGCGACGCCATGCAAGGCTTCAGCATGCGCGAAGCCTTCGCCGCCGATACCAAGCGCTTCGATCAGTTCTCCCTGAGCTCCTGTGGCCTGTTCCTCGACTATTCGAAAAACCTGATCACTGAACAAAGCCGCGACCTGCTGGTGAACCTGGCCAACGAAGTGGGCCTGCAGGACGCCATCAAAGCGATGTTCAGCGGCGAAATCATCAACGCCTCCGAAGGTCGCCCGGTGCTACACACCGCCCTGCGCCGTCCGGTAGGTGACAAGCTCAGTGTCAACGGCGTGAACGTCATGCCGGAAGTGCACAAGGTGCTCAACCAGATCACCGAACTGGTCGGCCGTATCCACGACGGCCTGTGGCGCGGCTACAGCGAAAAACCGATCACCGACGTGGTCAACATCGGCATCGGTGGCTCGTTCCTCGGCCCCGAGCTGGTCTCCGAGGCGCTGCTGCCCTACGCCCAGCGCGGCGTGCGCTGCCACTACCTGGCAAACATCGATGGCAGTGAGTTCCACGAGCTGTCGGCCAACCTGCGCGCCGAAACCACCCTGTTCATCGTCTCGTCGAAGTCGTTCAACACCCTCGAGACCCTGAAGAACGCCATGGCCGCGCGGACCTGGTACCTGGCCCAGGGTGGCTCGGAAGCCGAGCTGTACCGCCACTTCATCGCCGTTTCCAGCAACAAGGCCGCCGCCGTGGCCTTCGGTATCCGCGAAGAAAACATCTTCCCGATGTGGGACTGGGTGGGCGGGCGCTACTCGCTGTGGTCGGCCATCGGCCTGCCGATCGCCCTGGCCATCGGTACTGCCAACTTCAAGGAACTGCTGTCCGGTGCCTACACCATGGACCAGCACTTCCAGACCGCGCCGTTCGACAAGAACATGCCGGTGCTGCTGGCCCTGCTGGGCGTTTGGTACGGCAACTTCTGGGGCGCCAGCAGCCACGCGATCCTGCCGTACGACCACTACCTGCGCAACATTACCAAGCACTTGCAACAACTGGACATGGAGTCCAACGGCAAGAGCGTGCTGCAGGACGGCACCCCGGTGAAGACCGACACAGGCCCGGTGATCTGGGGCGGTGTCGGCTGCAACGGCCAGCATGCCTACCACCAGTTGCTGCACCAGGGCACTCAGCTGATTCCGGCTGACTTCATCGTGCCGGTGGTGAGCTTCAACCCGGTGGCCGACCATCATCAGTGGCTGTACGCCAACTGCCTGTCGCAGAGCCAGGCGCTGATGCTGGGCAAAACCCGCGAAGAAGCCGAAGCCGAGCTGCGCGGCAAAGGCCTGAACGAAGCGGACATCGAAAAGCTCGCCCCGCACAAGGTGATCCCGGGCAACCGCCCGAGCAACACGCTGGTGGTGGAACGCATCAGCCCGCGCCGCCTGGGCGCGCTGGTGGCGATGTACGAGCACAAGGTCTTCGTACAGAGCGTGATCTGGGGCATCAACGCCTTCGATCAATGGGGCGTGGAGCTGGGCAAGGAGCTGGGCAAGGGCGTTTACCAACGTCTTGTAGGGAGCCTGGAAGACAGCGCCGAAGATGGCTCCACCCAAGGCCTGATCAACTACTTCCGCGGTCGCCACCGCGGTTGA
- the acs gene encoding acetate--CoA ligase, with translation MFDIRNYPQALAVSQSAALTPDEYRRLYRQSVDDPDAFWAEQAKRLDWIKPWTSVQQCDLKTGNARWFDGAQLNVSYNCIDRHLARRGEQTALLWEGDDPKDSKAITYRELHRQVCRLANALKARGVKKGDRVCIYMPMIPEAAFAMLACTRIGAIHSVVFGGFSPDALRDRILDADCRTVITADEGVRGGKRIPLKHNVDKALTSCPAVSSVFVVRRTGGDVAWADGRDLWYHEATEKAGDDCAPEPMGAEDPLFILYTSGSTGKPKGVLHTTGGYLLQATLTFKVVFDYREGEVFWCTADVGWVTGHSYIVYGPLANGAISLMFEGVPNYPDTSRFWKVVDKHKVNIFYTAPTALRALMREGSAPLQSTSRQSLRLLGSVGEPINPEAWEWYFEEVGQKRCPIVDTWWQTETGGIMLTPLPGSQSLKPGCATQPMFGVQPALLDEKGKLIEGAGAGLLVIKASWPGQIRSVYGDHQRMVDTYFKPMPGYYFTGDGARRDADGDYWITGRIDDVINVSGHRIGTAEVESALVLHDSVAEAAVVGYPHDLKGQGVYAFVTPMNGVTPDDALKAELLALVSKEIGSFAKPELIQWAPALPKTRSGKIMRRILRKIACNELDNLGDTSTLADPSVVQGLIDKRLNQ, from the coding sequence ATGTTCGATATTCGCAACTACCCCCAGGCCCTGGCCGTCAGCCAGTCCGCCGCCCTCACCCCCGACGAGTACCGCCGCCTCTACCGCCAGTCGGTGGACGACCCCGACGCCTTCTGGGCCGAGCAGGCCAAGCGCCTGGACTGGATCAAGCCCTGGACGAGCGTGCAGCAATGCGACCTGAAGACCGGCAACGCCCGCTGGTTCGACGGCGCGCAACTCAATGTCAGCTACAACTGCATCGACCGCCACCTGGCCCGACGTGGCGAACAGACCGCATTGCTGTGGGAAGGCGATGACCCCAAGGATTCCAAGGCCATCACCTACCGCGAACTGCACCGCCAGGTCTGCCGCCTGGCCAATGCCTTGAAAGCACGCGGGGTGAAGAAAGGCGACCGGGTGTGCATCTACATGCCGATGATCCCCGAGGCCGCCTTCGCCATGCTTGCCTGCACCCGCATCGGTGCCATCCACTCGGTCGTGTTCGGCGGCTTTTCGCCCGACGCCCTGCGCGACCGCATCCTCGATGCCGACTGCCGCACGGTGATCACCGCCGATGAAGGCGTGCGCGGTGGCAAACGCATCCCGCTGAAACACAACGTCGACAAAGCCCTGACCAGCTGCCCAGCGGTCAGCAGCGTGTTCGTGGTGCGCCGCACCGGCGGCGATGTTGCCTGGGCCGATGGCCGTGACCTCTGGTACCACGAGGCGACGGAAAAGGCCGGCGACGACTGCGCTCCCGAGCCGATGGGCGCCGAAGACCCGCTGTTCATCCTCTACACCTCCGGCAGCACCGGCAAACCCAAGGGCGTGCTGCACACCACCGGCGGCTATCTGCTGCAGGCCACCCTCACCTTCAAGGTGGTGTTCGACTACCGTGAAGGCGAGGTGTTCTGGTGCACCGCCGATGTCGGGTGGGTCACCGGCCACAGCTACATCGTCTATGGTCCGCTGGCCAACGGCGCGATCTCGCTGATGTTCGAAGGCGTACCCAACTACCCGGACACCTCGCGCTTCTGGAAAGTGGTGGACAAACACAAGGTGAACATCTTCTATACCGCCCCGACCGCCCTGCGCGCGCTGATGCGCGAAGGCTCCGCGCCGCTGCAGAGCACTTCACGCCAGAGCCTGCGCCTGCTGGGTAGCGTCGGCGAGCCGATCAACCCCGAAGCCTGGGAATGGTATTTCGAGGAAGTCGGGCAAAAGCGCTGCCCCATCGTCGATACCTGGTGGCAGACCGAAACCGGCGGCATCATGCTTACCCCGCTGCCCGGCTCGCAGTCGCTCAAGCCCGGCTGTGCCACCCAGCCCATGTTCGGCGTGCAACCAGCGCTGCTGGACGAAAAGGGCAAGCTCATCGAAGGCGCCGGTGCCGGCCTGCTGGTGATCAAGGCCAGCTGGCCCGGGCAGATCCGAAGCGTCTATGGTGACCATCAGCGCATGGTCGACACCTACTTCAAGCCAATGCCAGGCTATTACTTCACCGGCGACGGTGCCCGCCGTGATGCCGATGGTGACTACTGGATCACCGGGCGTATCGATGACGTGATCAACGTTTCCGGCCACCGCATCGGTACTGCCGAAGTGGAAAGCGCGCTGGTGCTGCATGACAGCGTCGCCGAAGCGGCAGTGGTCGGTTACCCCCACGACCTCAAGGGCCAGGGCGTTTACGCCTTCGTCACGCCCATGAATGGCGTAACGCCGGACGACGCACTCAAGGCCGAGTTGCTGGCCCTGGTCAGCAAGGAAATCGGCAGTTTCGCCAAACCCGAGCTGATCCAGTGGGCCCCGGCGTTGCCCAAGACACGCTCAGGCAAGATCATGCGGCGTATACTGCGCAAGATCGCCTGCAACGAGCTGGACAACCTTGGGGATACCTCGACCCTGGCCGACCCCAGCGTGGTGCAGGGCCTGATCGACAAACGCCTCAACCAGTAA
- a CDS encoding oxygenase MpaB family protein, which translates to MEALRRRIETQVMSLTGLALGQLDLESPKGDPGLFGPHSISWRVHGDFPSMLVGGISALMLQLLHPLALAGVWDHSNFREDLLGRLRRTSQFISGTTFGATRDAEWLIDKVRTIHLQVTGTAPDGRPYAASDPDLLTWVHVAEVSSFLSAHLRYCNPHLAVAEQDAYYAEIALIAERLGARNVPRSRQQVEDYLLRMRPQLLCDARSLQVLDILLDAPAPSRLAQPVGKLMLHAGLDLLPDWAQAMLGLQQGPLQRRMIRLGLQRTAPVLRWAMRDGSAHRARRRMGIE; encoded by the coding sequence ATGGAAGCCCTTCGCCGTCGCATCGAAACCCAGGTCATGAGCCTTACCGGGCTGGCCCTCGGCCAGCTCGACCTGGAGTCGCCCAAGGGCGATCCCGGCCTGTTCGGCCCGCACAGCATCAGCTGGCGGGTACATGGCGACTTCCCGAGCATGCTGGTGGGCGGCATCAGCGCCCTCATGCTGCAGCTCCTGCACCCGCTGGCCCTGGCCGGGGTGTGGGACCACTCCAACTTCCGTGAAGACCTGCTCGGCCGCCTGCGCCGTACCAGCCAGTTCATCTCCGGCACCACCTTCGGCGCCACCCGCGATGCCGAATGGCTGATCGACAAGGTACGCACTATCCATCTGCAGGTGACCGGCACCGCACCGGATGGCCGCCCGTATGCGGCCAGCGACCCCGACCTGCTGACCTGGGTGCATGTGGCGGAAGTCAGCAGCTTCCTGAGTGCCCACCTGCGTTACTGCAACCCGCATCTTGCAGTTGCCGAACAGGACGCCTATTACGCAGAGATCGCGCTGATTGCCGAGCGCCTGGGTGCGCGCAACGTGCCGCGCTCGCGCCAGCAGGTCGAGGATTACCTGCTGCGTATGCGCCCACAGTTGCTTTGCGATGCCCGCAGCCTGCAGGTGCTCGATATCCTGCTCGACGCCCCCGCCCCCAGCCGCCTGGCACAGCCGGTGGGCAAGCTGATGCTGCACGCTGGCCTCGACCTGCTACCTGATTGGGCCCAGGCCATGCTCGGCCTGCAGCAAGGTCCGTTGCAGCGGCGCATGATCCGGCTGGGCCTGCAGCGCACCGCGCCAGTACTGCGCTGGGCGATGCGTGACGGCTCGGCGCACCGGGCCAGACGGCGCATGGGCATCGAATGA
- a CDS encoding VOC family protein, producing MSELPARPGRLNGLRHIALLVPNLEECERFYVDVLGMEVLNRANEDLVYLTCGNDNLSLGRGAGAANGLQTLDHYGFIVDSVEELEAWYQYFKAHGVTLLDRPFNHGDGARSFHLLDPAGNKVQPLYHPAVSGQRLV from the coding sequence ATGTCCGAATTGCCTGCCCGCCCTGGCCGCCTGAACGGCCTGCGCCATATTGCCTTGTTGGTGCCCAACCTTGAGGAGTGCGAACGCTTCTACGTCGATGTGCTGGGCATGGAAGTGCTGAACCGCGCCAACGAAGACCTGGTGTATCTCACTTGTGGTAACGACAACCTGTCGCTGGGACGCGGGGCAGGGGCCGCCAATGGGTTGCAGACCCTGGATCACTATGGGTTCATCGTCGACAGCGTGGAGGAGCTGGAAGCCTGGTATCAGTATTTCAAGGCCCATGGCGTGACCTTGCTGGACCGACCGTTCAACCATGGAGACGGGGCGCGCAGCTTCCACCTGCTGGACCCGGCGGGGAACAAGGTGCAGCCGCTGTATCACCCGGCGGTGTCGGGGCAGCGGTTGGTGTGA
- a CDS encoding putative quinol monooxygenase, with the protein MYSLFIKTRVKPGCAVDFLNAIKVNAAASVATEPGCLVFDVSQDRIDPELIYLYEIYRDDEAYEAHTQTAHFRDSRPLVEPLILEQECFESDVVARNPVY; encoded by the coding sequence GTGTATAGCCTGTTCATCAAGACCCGGGTGAAGCCCGGTTGCGCAGTGGATTTTCTGAACGCGATCAAAGTCAACGCGGCGGCTTCCGTCGCCACCGAACCCGGTTGCCTGGTGTTCGATGTGTCGCAAGACAGAATCGACCCGGAGCTGATCTACCTGTACGAGATCTATCGCGATGACGAGGCGTACGAAGCGCACACCCAGACTGCGCATTTTCGCGACAGCCGGCCCTTGGTCGAGCCGCTGATACTCGAACAGGAATGCTTCGAAAGTGACGTGGTTGCGCGTAACCCGGTGTACTAG
- a CDS encoding BON domain-containing protein — MKKFAIAAATATALTLTMANGAFAAEPTQAPVMLAANTVDNAKQEGSDTWITTKVKADLLTEKGIPGSDIKVETSQGVVSLSSDVAVTQSQKEEAVRITKNIKGVKSVMADGLKAE, encoded by the coding sequence ATGAAGAAGTTCGCCATTGCTGCCGCTACTGCTACCGCCCTGACCCTGACCATGGCTAACGGCGCGTTCGCCGCAGAGCCAACCCAGGCGCCAGTCATGTTGGCCGCCAATACCGTGGACAACGCCAAGCAGGAAGGTTCTGACACCTGGATTACCACCAAGGTGAAAGCGGACCTGCTGACTGAAAAAGGTATCCCAGGCAGCGACATCAAAGTCGAGACCAGCCAAGGTGTCGTCTCGCTGTCGTCTGACGTGGCGGTGACTCAGTCCCAGAAAGAAGAAGCTGTTCGTATTACCAAGAACATCAAAGGCGTCAAGAGTGTGATGGCTGACGGCCTGAAAGCTGAATAA